One window of the Triticum dicoccoides isolate Atlit2015 ecotype Zavitan chromosome 3B, WEW_v2.0, whole genome shotgun sequence genome contains the following:
- the LOC119277595 gene encoding BEL1-like homeodomain protein 9 — protein sequence MSSPAGGYGGAEAHHQQQHHGHMLLHNHAHHMAAAAAAAAASGGQLYHVPQHSRREKLRFPPDAAAEDSPPTPLAQHHHHQQQHQAGAWPPPAFYSYASSSSSYSPHSPTVPQGQQLVLNGLTAQQVTAQQFPQIPTQNFSLSLSSASSNPATTPPAPRKQEPGAAAPAAGPYGPFTGYATVLGRSRFLGPAQKLLEEICDVGGAAAHVDTSVPDEGLLDADPMDGADDAAGHELDTSGPMSGVEQQWKKTRLISMMEEVCKRYRQYYQQVQAVIASFESVAGFSNAAPFTALALRVMARHFRCIKGMILSQLRNTSKMPVKEGMSKDITIFGLGGGGAPVGGFQRGGSVNGFGQPHNIWRPQRGLPERSVTVLRAWLFEHFLHPYPTDGDKQMLAKQTGLTRNQVSNWFINARVRLWKPMVEEIHNLEMRQVHKHSPHDKGQLGVHGQTHQHSSQQQQQRSGKRSEPCDSHPGQSSGVTRNHHHHHNAAAAASSHGGGFPDDLSQMSHSMQQGQVTFAGYGALPSPQQHGSMSSPQHHHQHHVVGGGAGHAGGGGGVSLTLGLHQNNRVCFGEPLPANLAHRFGLEDVVNDPYVMGSFGGQDRHFAKEIGGHLLHDFVG from the exons ATGTCGTCTCCCGCCGGCGGGTACGGCGGCGCCGAGGcccaccaccagcagcagcaccACGGCCACATGCTGCTTCATAACCATGCACACCACATGGCCGCCGCGGCCGCGGCGGCCGCGGCGTCGGGCGGGCAACTGTACCACGTGCCGCAGCACAGCCGGCGCGAGAAGCTCCGCTtcccgccggacgccgccgccgaggACTCGCCCCCGACCCCTCTagcccagcaccaccaccaccagcagcagcaccAGGCCGGGGCGTGGCCGCCCCCGGCCTTCTACTCCtacgcgtcctcctcctcctcctactcgcCGCACAGCCCGACGGTGCCGCAGGGCCAGCAGCTGGTGCTCAACGGGCTCACCGCCCAGCAGGTCACCGCGCAGCAGTTCCCGCAGATCCCTACGCAGAACTTCTCGCTCTCCCTCTCCTCCGCCTCGTCCAACCCCGCCACCACGCCCCCGGCGCCCAGGAAGCAGGAGCCAGGAGCCGCCGCGCCGGCCGCCGGGCCGTACGGGCCCTTCACCGGCTACGCCACGGTGCTCGGGCGATCCAGGTTCCTCGGCCCGGCGCAGAAGCTGCTGGAGGAGATCTGCGACGTGGGAGGCGCGGCCGCGCACGTCGACACCAGCGTCCCGGACGAGGGCCTGCTCGACGCGGACCCGATGGACGGCGCCGACGACGCGGCCGGCCACGAGCTGGACACCTCCGGCCCCATGTCCGGCGTGGAGCAGCAGTGGAAGAAGACGAGGCTCATCTCCATGATGGAAGAG GTGTGCAAGAGGTACCGGCAATACTACCAGCAGGTCCAGGCCGTGATCGCCTCGTTCGAGAGCGTGGCCGGGTTCAGCAACGCCGCCCCGTTCACGGCGCTGGCGCTGAGGGTGATGGCCAGGCACTTCAGGTGCATCAAGGGCATGATACTGAGCCAGCTGCGCAACACGAGCAAGATGCCCGTCAAGGAAGGCATGAGCAAGGACATCACCATCttcggcctcggcggcggcggcgcccccgTCGGCGGCTTCCAGAGGGGTGGCAGCGTGAACGGCTTCGGCCAGCCGCACAACATCTGGCGCCCCCAGAGGGGCCTCCCCGAGCGCTCCGTCACGGTCCTCCGGGCTTGGCTTTTCGAGCACTTCCTGCACCC GTATCCTACCGATGGCGACAAGCAAATGCTGGCCAAGCAGACCGGCCTAACAAGGAATCAG GTGTCGAACTGGTTCATCAACGCGAGGGTGAGGCTCTGGAAGCCAATGGTTGAGGAGATCCACAACCTGGAGATGAGGCAGGTCCACAAGCACTCGCCGCACGACAAGGGCCAGCTCGGCGTCCACGGCCAGACTCACCAGCATTcgtcgcagcagcagcagcagcgcagcgGCAAGCGCTCCGAGCCCTGCGACTCGCACCCCGGCCAGAGCAGCGGCGTCACCaggaaccaccaccaccaccacaacgccgctgccgccgcctcctcccacgGTGGTGGCTTCCCGGACGACCTCTCCCAGATGTCCCACTCCATGCAGCAGGGCCAGGTGACCTTCGCCGGGTATGGCGCGCTGCCCTCCCCGCAGCAGCACGGCAGCATGTCGTCGCCGCAGCACCACCACCAACATCACGtcgtcggcggcggggcggggcacgctggcggcggcggcggcgtgtcgCTCACCCTCGGCCTCCACCAGAACAACAGGGTCTGCTTCGGGGAGCCGCTGCCGGCCAACCTCGCCCACAGGTTCGGGCTGGAGGACGTCGTGAACGACCCGTACGTGATGGGCTCATTCGGCGGCCAGGACCGGCACTTCGCCAAGGAGATCGGCGGCCACCTGCTCCATGATTTCGTCGGGTAA